One Moorella sp. E308F DNA segment encodes these proteins:
- a CDS encoding ATP-grasp domain-containing protein, producing the protein MAKLLEYQGKEWLRKAGIPVPVGRAASSPEEAEQIAAEMGKPVAVKAQVQAGGRGKSGAVKLVDTPAEARAAAASILGTVIKGYPVRKVLVEEKLNIAREYYVTIIVNSARNARCPMMMFSTEGGMDIESVPEEKIFKLLISPLNGLEVYDAVDMLVQAGIPNDQLMTFANILVKLWNAYKKYDCFTLEINPLVLTASGELVAADCKMEVDNSSVYRHPEMGIEIARDFPHEPTELDRIGWGIEKTDTRGSGFVMSMGFDEKSPGYIGYHPIGGGSAMMGMDALNKVNLKPANYADTSGNPVASKVYRVAKVVLSQPNIDGYLLGGFMMANQEQWHHAHAVVKALREVLPKKPGLPCVLLLCGNKEEESLAILREGLSNVEGATRVEIYGREHVTDTDFIGQRLLALVKEYQAEKRKQGGNQ; encoded by the coding sequence ATGGCTAAGCTATTAGAGTATCAAGGCAAGGAATGGTTACGCAAGGCGGGGATTCCGGTTCCTGTGGGCCGGGCTGCATCCTCGCCGGAAGAAGCGGAACAGATTGCGGCGGAGATGGGTAAGCCCGTCGCAGTAAAGGCCCAGGTGCAGGCTGGCGGCAGGGGTAAGTCAGGAGCGGTAAAACTAGTCGACACCCCGGCAGAAGCCCGGGCGGCAGCAGCATCGATTCTTGGAACGGTAATTAAAGGCTATCCGGTACGCAAGGTCCTGGTGGAAGAGAAACTTAATATCGCCCGGGAATATTACGTGACTATTATTGTTAATTCAGCTCGCAATGCCCGCTGCCCCATGATGATGTTCAGCACCGAGGGCGGTATGGACATCGAAAGTGTTCCGGAAGAGAAGATTTTTAAGCTTTTAATTTCACCCTTAAACGGCCTGGAAGTTTATGACGCTGTCGACATGCTGGTTCAGGCCGGCATCCCCAACGACCAGCTGATGACCTTTGCCAATATCTTGGTCAAGCTGTGGAATGCTTATAAAAAGTATGATTGCTTTACCCTGGAAATCAACCCCTTGGTCTTAACCGCCAGCGGGGAACTGGTGGCGGCCGACTGCAAGATGGAGGTTGACAACAGCAGCGTTTACCGTCACCCGGAAATGGGTATTGAAATTGCCAGGGACTTCCCCCACGAGCCCACGGAACTGGACCGTATCGGTTGGGGCATTGAAAAGACCGACACCCGCGGTTCCGGTTTCGTCATGAGCATGGGCTTTGACGAGAAAAGTCCGGGTTATATCGGCTACCATCCCATCGGCGGCGGATCGGCCATGATGGGCATGGACGCTCTGAACAAGGTCAACCTGAAGCCGGCGAACTACGCAGACACCAGCGGCAATCCGGTTGCTTCCAAAGTGTACCGGGTAGCCAAGGTTGTTCTCTCGCAGCCCAACATTGATGGCTACCTGCTGGGCGGCTTTATGATGGCCAACCAGGAACAATGGCACCACGCCCACGCCGTCGTGAAGGCCCTGCGGGAAGTCCTGCCCAAAAAACCCGGTCTGCCCTGTGTGTTACTGCTGTGCGGTAACAAGGAAGAAGAATCCCTCGCCATTTTACGCGAAGGGTTAAGCAATGTTGAGGGTGCTACCAGGGTGGAGATCTACGGCCGGGAGCATGTTACCGATACTGATTTTATCGGGCAAAGGTTATTGGCCCTTGTTAAAGAATATCAAGCCGAAAAGCGAAAGCAGGGTGGAAACCAGTGA
- a CDS encoding 2-phosphosulfolactate phosphatase codes for MGLEIDVFTGINGIPDEAINNKAVIVIDVLRATTTISVALAAGCLEVIPVLTPEEAIDMRERLEDERVLLGGERNALKIPGFDLGNSPLEYTPEIVAGKRLIMTTTNGTRAIRRAAGGRQVFLGAMINAPAVAGLAAAAATDITIICAGTRDRFSLEDFLAAGLLVDRLAGLGEFVLRDGALTARDYYYCHRDDPSAAMKASFHGRLLADLGLEADVEFCSRVGAIDVVPVYGGGIIKKAG; via the coding sequence TTGGGTTTGGAAATCGATGTCTTTACGGGAATAAATGGTATACCGGATGAGGCCATTAATAATAAAGCGGTCATAGTAATTGATGTGCTGCGGGCAACGACCACCATTTCGGTGGCCCTGGCGGCCGGTTGCCTGGAGGTAATTCCTGTCCTAACCCCCGAGGAAGCCATCGATATGCGCGAGCGTCTGGAGGACGAGCGGGTACTCCTTGGGGGTGAGCGCAATGCTTTAAAAATACCGGGCTTTGACCTGGGCAATTCCCCCCTGGAGTATACCCCTGAAATTGTTGCCGGCAAAAGGTTGATTATGACCACTACCAACGGCACCAGGGCCATTCGCCGGGCCGCAGGCGGCCGCCAGGTATTCCTGGGTGCCATGATCAACGCTCCGGCTGTGGCCGGGCTGGCTGCTGCAGCAGCAACGGATATAACCATAATTTGTGCCGGTACCAGGGATCGTTTCTCCCTGGAAGATTTTTTGGCAGCCGGGTTACTGGTCGACCGGCTTGCCGGGCTGGGAGAATTTGTCTTGCGCGACGGCGCTCTAACTGCAAGGGATTATTATTACTGCCACCGGGATGATCCCTCGGCAGCTATGAAAGCTAGTTTCCATGGCCGGCTCCTGGCTGACCTGGGACTGGAAGCGGATGTAGAATTCTGTTCCCGGGTGGGCGCGATTGATGTCGTTCCGGTGTATGGGGGCGGTATTATTAAAAAGGCCGGCTAA
- a CDS encoding DUF441 domain-containing protein, whose product MSATTAILLLIMLLGILGRSNVIAAAAAILLLLQFTNLQRIYPFLERRALEAGLIFLVVSVLVPFASGRVSARDMLASFVSLPGIIAIASGIIATHMNCQGLELLQRFPQMMIGMVIGSIIGVAFFGGIPVGPLMAGGIAALLVNLLTWLR is encoded by the coding sequence ATGAGCGCGACAACGGCGATCCTGTTACTTATTATGTTGCTGGGCATCCTGGGTCGCTCTAATGTTATCGCAGCCGCTGCTGCTATTCTTTTACTCCTCCAGTTTACTAACCTGCAAAGAATCTATCCTTTTCTTGAACGCCGCGCTCTGGAGGCCGGCCTTATTTTTCTGGTGGTTTCCGTACTAGTGCCCTTTGCATCCGGCCGGGTTTCAGCGCGGGATATGCTTGCCTCCTTTGTTTCCTTACCCGGTATAATAGCCATCGCCAGCGGGATTATCGCCACCCATATGAACTGCCAGGGCCTGGAATTGCTTCAGCGTTTTCCCCAGATGATGATCGGTATGGTTATAGGTTCCATTATCGGCGTTGCCTTTTTCGGCGGTATTCCCGTGGGGCCCCTGATGGCCGGTGGTATTGCCGCCCTGTTGGTAAACCTGCTGACCTGGTTGCGATAA